In Sphaeramia orbicularis chromosome 14, fSphaOr1.1, whole genome shotgun sequence, the following are encoded in one genomic region:
- the gja2 gene encoding gap junction protein, alpha 2, producing MGDWNLLGKLLESAQEHSTVVGKVWLTVLFIFRILVLGTAAEKVWGDEQSGFTCDTKQPGCQNVCYDKTFPISHIRFWVMQIIFVSTPTLIYLGHILHLVRMEEKEKEKEKELALHNEKQQQVVCSKAKKGPIKDNQGHVRLKGALLRTYVFNIIFKTLFEVAFIVAQYFLYGFELKPMYTCDRWPCPNMVNCYISRPTEKTIFILFMLAVACISLLLNLVEMYHLGFTKCHQGLRYRRSRNATEASKAMSEAVMPFVPSYNYFAAPPAAPEPFPSEPKYSLAEPNSAYSPYNSKAVYKQNRDNMAVERKGKAEDDVKERKTSSAGFDMPIDNHRRNSQSSKHSNNKSRVDDLKI from the coding sequence ATGGGGGACTGGAACTTGTTGGGGAAGTTGTTGGAGAGCGCTCAGGAGCACTCCACCGTGGTGGGTAAAGTCTGGCTCACGGTGCTGTTTATCTTCCGGATCCTGGTTCTGGGAACGGCCGCTGAAAAAGTGTGGGGCGACGAACAGTCCGGCTTCACCTGTGACACCAAGCAGCCTGGTTGTCAGAACGTCTGCTACGATAAAACCTTCCCCATCTCGCACATTCGCTTCTGGGTGATGCAGATCATCTTCGTCTCCACCCCCACACTCATTTATTTGGGCCACATCCTTCATCTGGTCCGTATGGAagaaaaggagaaagagaaggagaaggaactGGCCCTCCACAATGAAAAGCAGCAGCAGGTCGTTTGTAGTAAAGCCAAGAAGGGTCCGATTAAAGACAATCAGGGTCATGTGCGATTGAAAGGCGCACTTCTACGAACATACGTCTTCAATATCATTTTCAAAACCCTATTTGAGGTGGCGTTCATTGTGGCTCAGTACTTCTTATATGGGTTTGAGCTGAAGCCCATGTACACCTGTGACCGCTGGCCTTGTCCTAACATGGTCAACTGCTACATCTCTCGACCCACTGAGAAGACCATCTTCATTCTCTTCATGCTGGCTGTGGCCTGCATCTCACTGCTGCTCAACCTGGTGGAAATGTACCATCTGGGCTTCACCAAATGCCACCAGGGCCTCCGATACAGGCGGTCTCGCAATGCCACCGAGGCCTCCAAAGCCATGAGCGAGGCCGTCATGCCTTTTGTCCCGAGCTATAACTACTTTGCCGCTCCCCCTGCCGCTCCTGAGCCTTTTCCCTCTGAACCCAAGTACAGCTTAGCAGAGCCCAACTCTGCTTACAGCCCTTACAACAGCAAAGCGGTTTACAAGCAAAACAGAGACAACATGGCTgtggagaggaaaggaaaggcaGAAGATGATGTGAAGGAGAGGAAAACGTCCAGCGCCGGCTTCGATATGCCAATAGACAACCATCGGAGAAACAGTCAGTCAAGTAAACACAGCAACAACAAGAGCAGGGTGGACGACCTgaagatttag